CCTCCGACTGCGCGGCGCGTCCAGCCTCGAGCGCGCGGCGCGCGGCGTCCAGCGCGCGCTGTGCGGCGGCCGCGCTCCCCGCCGCGGCATCGCCCTGCGCGGCGGCGGCGCGTCGCATCGCGTCGGCGGCCTCCTGCAGCTGCTTCGTGCTCTGCTGCAGCTCGGGCGACGGATTGTCGCGCGTCAGCCGCTCGAGCTGGCGGGCGAGCTGCTCCACCTCCTGCGCGAGCTGCCGCTGCGCCTCGCCGCCGCCGGACATGCCGCCGTTAGGCGCGCTGCTCGTCTGCGAGCCGCCGGACTGCGAGCCGCTGCCCTGCGATCCGCCGGACTGCGACCCACCGGACTGCGACCTGCCCGACTGCGAGCCGCCGCTCTGCTGGCCGCCGCCGCTGCTCTGCGTACCGCCCGACTGCTGGCCGCCCGACTGCTGGCCGCCCGACTGCTGGCCGCCCGACTGCTGGCCGCCCGACTGTTGGCCGCTCGACTGCTGCCCGCCCTGCGAGCCACTCGGCGGGATGCGATTGCGCAGCGCCTCGGCCTCGCGGCGCAGCCGCTCCGACTCGCGCTGCTGCCGCTGCGCGAGCTCGCGGAGCCGCTCCGCCGTGCGGTCCACCTCGGCCGACGTCTGCTCGCGCTCGGCCTCGGAGCGCTGCACGGACTCGTACTGGTTGCGCAGACGGTCGGTCTGCAGGCCGAACAGGTCCGCGAGATCCTCGGGACGCTGGCCACCGCCGCCACCACCCCCGCCCCCACCCCCGCCGAAGCTCACCTGCATCTCGCGGAACGCGGCCTCGGCCCGCTGCAGCTGCTGCAGCGCGACCTGTTCCGGCGACATCGCATCCTTCGGCGCGCGACGGCCCAACGATTCCTCCGCGCCCTTCATCGCCTGCGCGGCGAGCGGCAGCGCCTCGGCGATCTGTCGCGTCGTCGAGTCGCTCGCGTTGCCGCGCTGGCGCACGCGCTGCGAGAGCTCCTCCACCTGCTGCCGCAGCCGACCCTGCGCGAGCGCGAGCGTCGCGAGGTCCTCGCGCCGCTGCTTCTGCTGCGCGGCGGTCTTCGCGAGCGCGCTGTCGCGCACGAGCTTGTAGGTCGCGGCGACGATCTCCTTCTGCTGCTCCGCGAGCTCGGTGGCCGAGCCCCCGCCGCCCCCGCCGCCACCACCGCCGCCCGACTCCGCCTGCTTGTACGCGCGGTCGAACGGCCGGATGCGCAGGAAGTAGATGTCGGTCTCCGCCGACTGCGCGCCGTCGATCGCGTCGTTGTCGAGCGCGCGCGCGTGGTACGAGATGACGTCGCCCGGCTTCAGCGGCAGCTCCTCGAGGAAGAACGTGTGCCCCGCCGTCACCTGCTCCACGCGCTTCGCGCCGTCGTGCAGCACGACGGTCTGCTCCGGGCCGCCGTTCACCGCGTACGACAGCTCCACGCGCGCCACGCCGAAGTCGTCGTCCGCCTCGATCGACGTGAAGATCTCCTCGAGCCGAGTCGCCTGGATGTCGCGGCCCGGCTTCGCGATGGAGATCGTCGGCGGCCGATCCGGGAGCACGTCGAGCACGTAGTCCAGCGAGCCGCGCTCCACCACGCCGTCGAGCTCCTCGAGCTCCACGTGGTAGAAGCCCGGCTTGTCGACGCGCAGCGCGCCGACGAGCGCGCCGGCACTGTCCATCGCGAGGCGCACGGTGTCGCCGCCCTCGACGATCAGCCGCCCGCCGCGCACGCGCTTCGTCGGCGTCGCCTTCACGCGGACGACGGTGCCGCGCACCGCCGCGACGTCGCCGCCGTCGGGGACGCGCTCCACCTCGCGCCCGGTGTAGGCGGGATAGCGGATCTCGAGCGCGAGCGTGCGCACCGTCGCGCGGTCGGTCACGGCGATCGCGTACACGGGCGACCGCACGCCGTCGGCCTCCACGCGATACTCGGCCGCGGAGTCGACGTCGAAGATGCGCGCGTGGAACGTCGCGGGATGCCCCGTCGCGGCCATCGGCACGCGCTCCCACTCGGTCGCCTTGCCGCGGCGCACGAACAGCTCGGCGACGTCGCCGATGAAGTTCTGCGGCGTGGCGGTGATCGCCACGTCGGCACCGCGGGCGATCGTCACGTTCCCGGGCTGCACCATCACGGTCATCACCGGCACCGGCTCGGACGCTGCGCTCCACGGCCAGAACACGAGCCGCGCCGCGGTGCGCACCGGCAGGGGCGACGCCACGAGCAGCACGCTCGCCAGCGCGGCGATGCCCAACAGGGTCAGGCTCTCGCGCCTGAGCGCGGGCCGCTCGACGCGCGCGCCGTACTCCACCGCCCGCGCGCGCTCCGCGGCCTGCAGCACGACCTGCCGGCCCATCGGATCGGCGGCGCGTCCCGCTTCCAGTGCGCTCACGAGCGCCGCGTCGAGCGACGGCTCGTGGCGCTCCACGTACAGCGCGACACGGTCGTCGGGAAGCTTGCGGGCGAGCGGGCGCACGAGCCATCCCGCGAGCGTGACGGCCGCGACGAGCCACACGCCGAGCCGCGCGCCGGTGATGGCGCCGTCGGCGTATTGCAGCCGCTGCATGACCCACGCGGCGACGAGCAGCGCCGCGACGGTCGCGCCGACCGCGACGGCGAGGCCGCGCAGCGCGACGCGCAGGCGCCACCGGCGGCGCGCGCGGGAGATCGTGGTCGCGAGCGTCTGCGACGCGTGCGCGGCCTGGGCGGCGAGGGCGGCGGTCGGTTCCATGGAGCGTCCTCCCTGAATGCTCTCAGCGCGCGAGGCGAGGCCGCCGGCTGGCGACCACGGTCTCGGCGACGAGCAGGGCGAGCATCGCGATCAACAGATAACGCCACAGCGACTGCCGCGCCTCGCGCTCGGCGCGGGTCTCGGCGGGCGCGGCGGCCACGGGCGCGTTGGATCCATCGCCCACGGCCGCGGCGATCTCCGCCGGCGGCACGCGGGTCGGGTCGGCCTCGGCGGGATCGACGTTCGCGGCGAGCAGCACCCCGGCGTCGTTGCGGCTGCCGTTAGGCCGCACGCGGTAGACGCCAGGCTCCGCGAGCGTCGCGAGCCCCGGGATGCCGTCCGCGCCCACGTGCTGCCGACGCCCGCTCGGCGACTCGACGACCCACTCGGGCGCCGCGTCGTCGGAGACCGACGACGGGTCGATCGTCTGGCCGACGAGGTACGCCGGCGCGGCGGGGAGCACGCGCGCGGTGTGCGTCGCGAGCTGCCGCACGAGCGGCACGTACACGGGGTCGAGCGGCAGGTCGGTCCACCAGTTGTCGAGCGTCGACGCCCACAGCAGCACGCGCCCCTTCCCCGCCGGCCGCTCGACGAGCGCCGGCGCGCCGTCCTCGAAGCGCGCGAGCACCTGCGCGTCGGAGGCGAGCGTGAGCGCACGCCGTCGCAGCACCCGCGGCAGCGCGAGGTCGCCGCTGTGCGGCGCGGCGAACGCGGCGAGCGCGGGATGCGTGCGCTCGTACGACGCGAGGTGCGCGCCGCCGACGTCGCTGCGATCCACCACGGCGCCGGGCCGCCCGGGGAGCAGCTCGGCGAGCGCCGGCTCCCACGCCTCGGGCGCGCTCGTCTCGCCGAGCGCGACGAGCAGCCCGCCGCCACGCCGCACCCAGTCGGCGAGCACGCGTCCGCCGGCGCCGCGCACCGGCGCGTCGTGCAGGATGACGAGCGCGTGCCCGGCGAGCGTCCCAGCGCCTAACGCCGACGGCGACGCGACGTCGACGCCGATCGGGGGCGTGTCGCCGACGCCCAACGCGCGCCGCAGGTACAGCTCGGCGTCGCCGTCGTGTCCCTCGCCACGCACCAGCAGCACGCGCAGCGTCTGCCCGCGCGCGAACGTGAAGTGGAAGCGGTCGTCGGCCGGCAGCGAGTCGGTGGGCAGCATCACCGTGCCGCTCGACCAGCCCGGCGGCACGGGGATCGGGTCGAACGTGACGCTCGCCGCGCCGCCCGGTGCGACGCGCGCGGCGATGGTCTGCGTGGGGCGGCCGTTCACGGCGAGCGACACGGGCACCGTGCGCGGCGCACCGCCGTTAGGCAGCACGACCCGCGCGACCGGGCGCACGCGCTCCCCTTCCGGCGTCGTCTCGCGCCGCAGGTCGACGCCGGCCACCGCGACGTCGCTCGGCGCCGCGCCGCCGACGTCCGCCCACGTGAGCCGCGCGCCGTCGGGGAGCCGCGCCGCGGCGCTCGCGTGCCACCCCGCGCGCTGGAAGTCGCTCACGAGCAGCGCCTCGCGGCGGGGCAGCGGCGACGCGGCGAGGATCTGCGCGGCGCGGGCGAGCGCGGGCGCGTAGCGCGTGGGCCCGTTCCCCACGTGCGCGCTGTCGACGGCCGCACGCGCGGCGGCGGCGCCGACGTGCTCCGCCGCGACCGCCGGACCGGCGTCGAACAGCACCACGCTCGCGCGGTCGGCCGGGCCGAGCGTCGCGAGCGCGCGGCGCGCGGCGTCCTGCGCGCGATCCCAGCGGCCGGGCGTGCCCATGCTGTAGGAGCGGTCGAGCAGCACGACGAGCTCGCGTCCGCCGGCGCCCGGGAGCACGCCGCGCCGCGCGCGGTCGAGCAGCGGGCGCGCGAACGCGAACGCGAGCAGCGCGAGCGCGAGCACGCGCAGCAGCAGCAGCAGCGGGTCGCGCAGGCGGCGCCGCTTCGTCGTCGGCTGCGGCAGCCGCCGCACGAACATCAGCGACGGGAACGCCGTCGGCGTCGCGCGGTCGCGGCGCGTGAGGTGCACGAGCACCGGCACCGCGATGAGCGCGAGGCCGGCGAGGAAGAAGGGGGCGAGGAAGCCTAACGGCATCGGTGCCTCTTCATCGAACCGCAGAGGACGCAGAGGGCCGCGGAGGACTGCTCTCTTCTCTTTTCTCGAACCACAGAGGACACAGAGGACACGGAGGAGAACGACGCTTGTTGGTTTCCTCTGCGTCCTCTGTGTCCTCTGCGGTTCAAACGAAGAGCCATCTGCATGCGCGTCACCTCACCGGCCCGAGCCGCTCGCGCGCGGCGAGCACGCGGGCGAGCGCGTCGCCCGGGGGCGCGGTGGTCTCGCACAGCGCGTACGTCACGCCGCGCGTCGTGGCGAGCCGCTCGAGCTCCGCGACGTGCTCGGCCACCATGGCGCGGTACTCGTCGCGCATGGCGCGCGCGACGACGGGGAGCGTCTCGCCGGTCTCGAGGTCCTGCAGCCCGGTGAGATCGCCCGCCGGAAACTCGCGCTCCGCGGGGTCGAGCACGTGGAGCAGCAGCAGCTCGCTGCCGCGGTTGCGAAGCTGCAGCACGGCGTCGATCGCGGCCGACGGCTCGTGGTACAGGTCGGAGATGACGATGAGGATCCCGCGCCGCCGGAAGTGCTCCGCGGCCGCCTTCAGCGGCGCGCCGAGCTCCCCCTCGCCGCTCGGCTTCGTCTGCTCCAGCACGTGCAGCGCCATCGGCAGGTGCTTGCCGCTCGGCGCCACGTAGTCGCGGATCTTCGCGTCGAACGTGACGAGCCCCACGCGGTCGCGTTGCTGCCGCGCGAGCCACAGGATCGACGCGGCGAGGATGCGCGCGTAGTCGATCTTGCGGATCCGCTCGCGCGCGCCGCTGTAGTCCATCGACCGCGACACGTCGAGGAGGACGGCGACGCTCGCGTTCGAGTCGGCCTCGTACTCCTTCACGTGCAGCCGGTCGCTGCGCCCGAACAGCCGCCAGTCGACGCGGCGCGGGTCGTCGCCGGGCATGTAGCCGCGGTGCTCGGCGAAGTCCGTCGTCGAGCCGAACGTCGGGGCCTTGTGCATGCCGCCGAGGAACCCGTCCACCACCGAGCGCGCGACGAACTCCAGCCCGCCGATCCGCGACAGGACGTTCGGATCGAGCAGCTCGAGGCCGGCCTTCGTGTTGCGCTGCGGTCGTTGCGTCGGCATGAGGCGGCTGTGGTTTCGCTTGTCGATTCTCACGCGGAGACGCGGAGAACGCGGAAAGAACGAACGACAGTGTCCTTGAAGTTCTCCGCGTCCTCCGCGTCTCCGCGTGAGACCACTACATCGAGCCCGCAGGCACCGGCACGGCCTTCAGCAGCCGCTCGATGACGCTGTCGGTGGTGACGCGCTCGGACTGCGCGTGGAAGTTCATGATGATGCGGTGCCGCAGCACCGGCCGGGCGAGCGCGCGGATGTCCTCGAAGCCGACGTGGTAGCGCCCGTGCATGAGCGCGCGCGCCTTGCCCGCGAGCACGAGCTGCTGCGGCGCGCGGACGCTCGCGCCGAACGCGACGTAGCGCTTCACCTCGTCCGGCGCCGACGCCTCGGCGGGGCGACTCGCGCGCGTGAGGTTCACGGCGTAGCGCGCCACGGCGTCCGACACGGTCACGCGGCGCACGAGCTGGTGGAACGCGAGCAGCTCGTCGCCGGTGACGACGGGACGCAGCCGGCCCGCCGCGGGCGCCGTCGTCGAGCGCACCACCTGCACCTCGTCGTCCTCCGACAGGTAGTCGACGACGATCTCGAACATGAAGCGATCGAGCTGCGCCTCGGGAAGCGGGTACGTTCCCTCGAGCTCGATGGGGTTCTGCGTCGCGAAGACGTGGAACGGCTCGGCGAGCGGATAGACGCGCCCCTGCACCGTGACGCGGTGCTCCTGCATCACCTCGAGCAGCGCGGCCTGCGTCTTCGGCGGCGTGCGATTGATCTCGTCGGCGAGCACCACGTTCGCGAAGATCGGCCCCGGCGCGAACACCATCGAGCGATGCCCGGTGGCGTTGTCGATCTGCAGGATGTCGGTGCCCGTGATGTCGCTCGGCATCAGATCCGGCGTGAACTGGATGCGCGAGAACGTGAGGTCGAGCACGCGCGACAGCGTCTGCACCAGCAGCGTCTTCGCGAGCCCCGGCGCGCCGAGGATCAGGCAGTTGCCGCCCGAGAAGAGCGCGACCAGCGCCTGCTCGATGACCTCCTCCTGGCCGACGATCACGTGCCGCAACTCGCTCATGATCGCGTCGCGCGCCGTGCGCAGTCGCTCGGCGAGGGCCACGTCGTCCTGCTGCGTCTCGAGCTTCGGTCGCTCGGCGGGGATGGTCGTCACTAGGTCCCTCGAAAGGAGAGTTCATTCTCTGCTGCGTTGCTGCGTGGCTGCGTAACGGCTCACGCAGCCACGCAGCCACGCAGCGTCTTCAGTGCGTCATGCCGTAGATCACGTAGTTCACGCCCAGCTTGTACGCCTCGTTCGACTCCGACACCGGGTACGACCCCGTCGCCGAGAACTCCCAGAAGTCGGAGACGTCGGTGTTGAAGTTCGCGATCACCATCAAGCGCTTCGTCGGGTCGTTGTCCTCGAAGATGCCGCGGAAGATCGGCCGTCCGGCGTCGTACGACTGCGGCACGATGCCGAGCGACGGGATCTCGAAGAACGAGTGGTACACGGGCATCGACGGGTCGAGGTCGACCCACCGCGCGTCGGGGAGCACGCGCTTCATGTTCGACTCCACGTGGGCCCACCCGCCGCCGCCGCGGCCGAAGCCGCCGTCGCGGAAGTCGTCCATGATGAGAAAGCCGCCCTTCTGCAGCCACCCGCGCAGCGACACCGCGTCGCTGTCGCTCATCATCCAGAAGCCCCCCTCGGTCATGTACGCGACGGGGTACTTGAAGAACTCCGGGTCGCTCACCGCGAGCACGTTGCTCTCCTCGATGCGCGGCGCGATGTCGCTCACCTCGCCGAGGATCTGCATGAGGTCGCGCTCGGCCCGCGGGAAGCCGTGCGCCCACGCGGGCAGGCCGCGGTAGTAGTAGCCGCCGTCGCCCGTCACGTAGCGCACGCGCGCGAACGTGAAGCGGCCGTCGTACTGCACGTTGTGGATCAGGCTCTCCTCGTCGACGGGGGCGAAGCTGCCGCGGAAGCGCCCTTGCGCGAGCAGCGCGCCGCCGGCGAGCGTGAGCGCGCACAGCGCGACGACGGTCTCGCGCATTCTCATTGCCCGCCCCCCACGAGCTGCAGCAGCAGCTCCTGCGCCGGCGCGAACGTCGGCGCGCGCTCGAGCGACCGCAGCACCTCGCGCTTCGCCTCGTCGCGCTGGCCCGCGTCGAACAGGGCGCGCGCGAGCTGGTACCGCGCGCCGGCCACGTCGACGGGTGCGAGCGCGAGGATCGCGCGCCGCTCCCGCACCTCGCCCGCGCGGTCGCCGAGCCGCGCGGCGAACGTCGCGAGACGGTCGTGCACCGCGGCGTCGTACGGCGAGATCCAGATCGACTCCTCGAGCGCCTTCGCGGCACCCGCGGTGTCGCCCACCTGGGCGCGCAGCTCGGCGAGCTTGAGCTGCGCGGGCAGGTGCGACGCGTTGTGCGCGGTGAGCTGCGCGAGCTCCGCGGCCGCGCCTTTCACGTCCCCCTTCGCCTCGCGAATCGCCGCGATGCGCCAGTACGCGTTGTCCTCGCCCGACGCGAAGTCGGGGAAGATCGCCTTCGCGCGCTCGAGCACGCGGAGCGCCGAGTCGGGCTGCTGCGCGCCGACGAAGGCCTCCGCCGAGTCGAGCCGCGTGACGTACGGGCCCGACGTGCCGCCGAGCGCCGCCCCGATCGCGGTCGCGAAGCGCTGCTTCACGTACTGATCGAAGCGCGCGTCGAGCGTCGGCAGGTCGACCTTGAGCGCACGCTGCACGGCGGCCGGCGTGGCGAGGCCGTCGCGGTACGCACCGAGCAGCGCGTTCACCGCGCCGGGCCCGAAGTCGCGCTCGATGAGCTCGCACAGCAGCGACGCGGCGTAATACGAGAACAGCACCTGCTCGGGGAACGCGGGCCGCACGAACCCATCGTTCAACCGGCTCGGCGGCGGCACCTTGCCCTGCGCGTACGCGGCGAGGAACGCCGGCGTCGGGCCCTCGCCCCAGCCCGGGCGCGCCCGCCGCTCCTCGAGCGTCGAAAGCCCCTCGGAGAGCCACCGCGGCACGCGGTCCTCCGTGACGCCCAGCGTGAACGTGTGCGCGAGCTCGTGCCACGCCGTGGCGCCCCAGTGGAACTCGCCCGCCGCGCGCGCCGACGGCGCGTCCATCGCGAGCACCGGCCCGAAGCTCACGCCCAGCGCGCCGAGCCCCGTCAGGCCCACCGAGCGCACGGAGAAGTCGGCGTGCGTGCGATACAGCTCGAGGCGCACGGGGCGCGTGGGCGTGTACGCGTAGCGCTTCGCGAACTCCGTGTAGCCGCGCTCGAGCAGGTCGCCGAGGTAGAGCGAGAGCAGCGTGGCCTCGGTGCTGTCGGCGACGATCTCGAAGTGCGGCGTGCGGCTCGTGCGGTAGCTCTTCGCGGCGTCGAGCAGGTCGAGCGTGTTCTTCGTCCACACGTCGAAGGGGTCGCCCTTGAACGCGACCTCGAGGCTCGCGCGCGCCGAGTCGACGTGGCCGAGCCGCAGCTGGTTGATGCCGCGCAGCGCGTGGCTGCGCCACGACGCGGAGTCGAGCGCGACGCCGCGCTCCGCGAAGCGCGCCGCGGCGGCGTACTGGCGATGGCGCGCCGCGAGCTCGGCGAGCGTGGCGAACAGCTCCGCGTGCTTCGGGTCGCGCGCGAGCACGCGCCGCGTGACATCGTCGAGCCCCGCGCGGTCGCCCTGCAGGTAGCGCACGGCGCCGAGCAGCGTGAGCGCGTCGAGCGACGTGGAGTCGACGGCGAGCGCGCGGCGCACGCTGGCCTCGGCCGCGATGTAGTCCTCCGCGTCGAGTCGCGCCGCGGCGACGAACAGCAGCGCGTCGGTGTAGCGCGGGTTGCTCCCGAGGCTCGAGTCGGCGAGCGCGACGGCGCCCGGCGCGCCGTCGGCGTCGAGCACCTTCGCGAGACCGAGCAGCGCGCGGGGGTTCGTGGGACTCGCGCGCAGCACCGACTCGAACGACTTGCGCGCCTCGGGGGCGTTGTACTTCTCGAGGAACAGGTCGCCGGCGCGGAGCTTGGGCTCGGGGTCCGCCGGCGCATCGGCAGCGGCGCGGTCGTAGGCCTGGAGCGCGAACCGATAGCGCGCCGACTCCTCGCGCGCGAGCATGCGCTGCGCGTCGCCGACGGCGAGCCACTGGGTTCCCGTGAGCCGCGCGCCGGCCGATGCGGCGCCGACCACGCGTCGGAGCTGCGCGCGAGCGGAGTCGCGCGCGCCGCTCTCGCTCTGGAGCTTCGCGATGCCGACGCGTGCGGTCAGCGAGTCGTCGCTCCGCGCCGCGAGCGCGCGCTCGAACGCGAGGCGCGCCGAGTCGCGCGCGCCTCGCTGGAGGAGCAGCTCGCCCAGCGCGGCCGGCGAGGCCCAGCGGCGCGCGTCCGCCTCGGCACGCGCATCGAGCCCCGCGTCGGCGAACGCGCGCGCGTAGGCCAGCCGCGCGGCCGCGTCGCCGCGGTCCGCCGCGTCGCGCAGGAGGCCGAGCGCGTCGGCCCAGCGCTTCTCGGCGACGGCGCGGTTCGCGGCGGTCAGCGTCGGCGCGTCGAACTGCCGCGACTGCAGCGCCGACGACACCGCGCGGGCGAGCGCGGCGTTCGACGTGTCGGCCGGCGCGTTAGGCGGCTGCGCCGCAG
The window above is part of the Gemmatirosa kalamazoonensis genome. Proteins encoded here:
- a CDS encoding DUF4175 family protein gives rise to the protein MEPTAALAAQAAHASQTLATTISRARRRWRLRVALRGLAVAVGATVAALLVAAWVMQRLQYADGAITGARLGVWLVAAVTLAGWLVRPLARKLPDDRVALYVERHEPSLDAALVSALEAGRAADPMGRQVVLQAAERARAVEYGARVERPALRRESLTLLGIAALASVLLVASPLPVRTAARLVFWPWSAASEPVPVMTVMVQPGNVTIARGADVAITATPQNFIGDVAELFVRRGKATEWERVPMAATGHPATFHARIFDVDSAAEYRVEADGVRSPVYAIAVTDRATVRTLALEIRYPAYTGREVERVPDGGDVAAVRGTVVRVKATPTKRVRGGRLIVEGGDTVRLAMDSAGALVGALRVDKPGFYHVELEELDGVVERGSLDYVLDVLPDRPPTISIAKPGRDIQATRLEEIFTSIEADDDFGVARVELSYAVNGGPEQTVVLHDGAKRVEQVTAGHTFFLEELPLKPGDVISYHARALDNDAIDGAQSAETDIYFLRIRPFDRAYKQAESGGGGGGGGGGGSATELAEQQKEIVAATYKLVRDSALAKTAAQQKQRREDLATLALAQGRLRQQVEELSQRVRQRGNASDSTTRQIAEALPLAAQAMKGAEESLGRRAPKDAMSPEQVALQQLQRAEAAFREMQVSFGGGGGGGGGGGGQRPEDLADLFGLQTDRLRNQYESVQRSEAEREQTSAEVDRTAERLRELAQRQQRESERLRREAEALRNRIPPSGSQGGQQSSGQQSGGQQSGGQQSGGQQSGGQQSGGTQSSGGGQQSGGSQSGRSQSGGSQSGGSQGSGSQSGGSQTSSAPNGGMSGGGEAQRQLAQEVEQLARQLERLTRDNPSPELQQSTKQLQEAADAMRRAAAAQGDAAAGSAAAAQRALDAARRALEAGRAAQSEERLRGLQRRADALAEAQRDAGAEAERVTRNGRGTEAEAQLQQQKDSLAAGVGALERDLERAGRETATDRPEASRRLREGAAAIRDSRVVDKLRASKMVVRSGSAEYVHNVEEQIQQNLDDVRDRVAEAVASARTPSAGQRTQDALERARALAQGMSSLADRLRQRREEGAMGNGGTPNNGTSNNETPNGGTPNGGTPNGGQQQGGQQQGGQRQGGGQPGGGRIEGSPRGDRALGIGPLAPPAYGSRLDPEDARQLGRELRERRTEAEALRRDLAAQGLDPRELDALLERMRALEAQGFGDITDNLLAAQQSVAEGLKTFEFGLRRKLAGAAADGPRAGRGDEVPPGYRALVDEYFKALARGRQP
- a CDS encoding BatA domain-containing protein — protein: MPLGFLAPFFLAGLALIAVPVLVHLTRRDRATPTAFPSLMFVRRLPQPTTKRRRLRDPLLLLLRVLALALLAFAFARPLLDRARRGVLPGAGGRELVVLLDRSYSMGTPGRWDRAQDAARRALATLGPADRASVVLFDAGPAVAAEHVGAAAARAAVDSAHVGNGPTRYAPALARAAQILAASPLPRREALLVSDFQRAGWHASAAARLPDGARLTWADVGGAAPSDVAVAGVDLRRETTPEGERVRPVARVVLPNGGAPRTVPVSLAVNGRPTQTIAARVAPGGAASVTFDPIPVPPGWSSGTVMLPTDSLPADDRFHFTFARGQTLRVLLVRGEGHDGDAELYLRRALGVGDTPPIGVDVASPSALGAGTLAGHALVILHDAPVRGAGGRVLADWVRRGGGLLVALGETSAPEAWEPALAELLPGRPGAVVDRSDVGGAHLASYERTHPALAAFAAPHSGDLALPRVLRRRALTLASDAQVLARFEDGAPALVERPAGKGRVLLWASTLDNWWTDLPLDPVYVPLVRQLATHTARVLPAAPAYLVGQTIDPSSVSDDAAPEWVVESPSGRRQHVGADGIPGLATLAEPGVYRVRPNGSRNDAGVLLAANVDPAEADPTRVPPAEIAAAVGDGSNAPVAAAPAETRAEREARQSLWRYLLIAMLALLVAETVVASRRPRLAR
- a CDS encoding DUF58 domain-containing protein produces the protein MPTQRPQRNTKAGLELLDPNVLSRIGGLEFVARSVVDGFLGGMHKAPTFGSTTDFAEHRGYMPGDDPRRVDWRLFGRSDRLHVKEYEADSNASVAVLLDVSRSMDYSGARERIRKIDYARILAASILWLARQQRDRVGLVTFDAKIRDYVAPSGKHLPMALHVLEQTKPSGEGELGAPLKAAAEHFRRRGILIVISDLYHEPSAAIDAVLQLRNRGSELLLLHVLDPAEREFPAGDLTGLQDLETGETLPVVARAMRDEYRAMVAEHVAELERLATTRGVTYALCETTAPPGDALARVLAARERLGPVR
- a CDS encoding AAA family ATPase, with the translated sequence MPAERPKLETQQDDVALAERLRTARDAIMSELRHVIVGQEEVIEQALVALFSGGNCLILGAPGLAKTLLVQTLSRVLDLTFSRIQFTPDLMPSDITGTDILQIDNATGHRSMVFAPGPIFANVVLADEINRTPPKTQAALLEVMQEHRVTVQGRVYPLAEPFHVFATQNPIELEGTYPLPEAQLDRFMFEIVVDYLSEDDEVQVVRSTTAPAAGRLRPVVTGDELLAFHQLVRRVTVSDAVARYAVNLTRASRPAEASAPDEVKRYVAFGASVRAPQQLVLAGKARALMHGRYHVGFEDIRALARPVLRHRIIMNFHAQSERVTTDSVIERLLKAVPVPAGSM
- a CDS encoding DUF4159 domain-containing protein yields the protein MRMRETVVALCALTLAGGALLAQGRFRGSFAPVDEESLIHNVQYDGRFTFARVRYVTGDGGYYYRGLPAWAHGFPRAERDLMQILGEVSDIAPRIEESNVLAVSDPEFFKYPVAYMTEGGFWMMSDSDAVSLRGWLQKGGFLIMDDFRDGGFGRGGGGWAHVESNMKRVLPDARWVDLDPSMPVYHSFFEIPSLGIVPQSYDAGRPIFRGIFEDNDPTKRLMVIANFNTDVSDFWEFSATGSYPVSESNEAYKLGVNYVIYGMTH
- a CDS encoding tetratricopeptide repeat protein, with protein sequence MKRLLLLLVSAAASTAAAQPPNAPADTSNAALARAVSSALQSRQFDAPTLTAANRAVAEKRWADALGLLRDAADRGDAAARLAYARAFADAGLDARAEADARRWASPAALGELLLQRGARDSARLAFERALAARSDDSLTARVGIAKLQSESGARDSARAQLRRVVGAASAGARLTGTQWLAVGDAQRMLAREESARYRFALQAYDRAAADAPADPEPKLRAGDLFLEKYNAPEARKSFESVLRASPTNPRALLGLAKVLDADGAPGAVALADSSLGSNPRYTDALLFVAAARLDAEDYIAAEASVRRALAVDSTSLDALTLLGAVRYLQGDRAGLDDVTRRVLARDPKHAELFATLAELAARHRQYAAAARFAERGVALDSASWRSHALRGINQLRLGHVDSARASLEVAFKGDPFDVWTKNTLDLLDAAKSYRTSRTPHFEIVADSTEATLLSLYLGDLLERGYTEFAKRYAYTPTRPVRLELYRTHADFSVRSVGLTGLGALGVSFGPVLAMDAPSARAAGEFHWGATAWHELAHTFTLGVTEDRVPRWLSEGLSTLEERRARPGWGEGPTPAFLAAYAQGKVPPPSRLNDGFVRPAFPEQVLFSYYAASLLCELIERDFGPGAVNALLGAYRDGLATPAAVQRALKVDLPTLDARFDQYVKQRFATAIGAALGGTSGPYVTRLDSAEAFVGAQQPDSALRVLERAKAIFPDFASGEDNAYWRIAAIREAKGDVKGAAAELAQLTAHNASHLPAQLKLAELRAQVGDTAGAAKALEESIWISPYDAAVHDRLATFAARLGDRAGEVRERRAILALAPVDVAGARYQLARALFDAGQRDEAKREVLRSLERAPTFAPAQELLLQLVGGGQ